Proteins from one bacterium genomic window:
- a CDS encoding HD domain-containing protein — protein MHDEPSQGETSRDAQPRRARPGLRAALTALVAGPVAVSLAVVLLVDPSQRLVAAVAALGLSVLLAHRLAGRLLQPLATVRESLERLGRGEFGRSLTVLDDNEFGQLADQVNELARHLKKSRKRTESREQAMINTLGQVAEGRSSESVNHMHRVGAMSGELARLAGLPDDEAELLRLAAPLHDLGKVGVPDVILSKPGKYTPREFAAMKSHAELGHRILSGSKLPVMRVAALVALTHHERWDGHGYPRALSGEEIPIQGRIVGLIDTFDAIFSDRPYRKAMSVETGLGIIRSQRGHHFDPRLIDIFLENLPVFLAIVEQYRDQAPAGTATEVVEPSLA, from the coding sequence ATGCATGACGAGCCCAGCCAGGGCGAAACCAGTCGGGACGCGCAGCCGAGGCGCGCTCGCCCGGGACTTCGTGCCGCGTTGACCGCGCTGGTCGCCGGGCCGGTGGCGGTTTCGCTGGCCGTCGTGCTGCTTGTCGATCCGTCGCAGCGCCTGGTCGCGGCGGTGGCGGCGCTGGGCCTGTCCGTCCTTCTGGCGCACAGGCTGGCGGGGCGGCTGCTGCAGCCGCTGGCGACAGTCCGCGAGAGCCTCGAGCGCCTCGGTCGCGGCGAGTTCGGCAGGTCGTTGACCGTGCTCGACGACAACGAATTCGGGCAACTGGCCGACCAGGTGAACGAACTGGCCCGGCACCTGAAGAAGTCGCGCAAGCGCACCGAATCGCGCGAGCAGGCGATGATCAACACGCTGGGCCAGGTGGCCGAGGGCCGTTCCAGCGAGAGCGTCAACCACATGCACCGGGTCGGCGCCATGAGCGGCGAACTGGCCCGGCTGGCCGGCCTTCCCGACGACGAAGCCGAACTCCTGCGCCTGGCGGCGCCGCTGCACGACCTGGGCAAGGTTGGCGTTCCCGACGTCATCCTTTCCAAGCCCGGCAAGTACACGCCCCGCGAGTTCGCGGCCATGAAGTCGCACGCCGAACTGGGGCACCGGATCCTGTCCGGTTCGAAGCTGCCGGTCATGCGCGTGGCTGCGCTGGTCGCGCTGACCCATCACGAGCGCTGGGACGGCCACGGCTATCCGCGCGCGCTCTCGGGCGAGGAGATCCCCATCCAGGGGCGCATCGTCGGCCTGATCGATACCTTCGACGCCATCTTCAGCGATCGTCCCTACCGCAAGGCCATGTCCGTGGAGACCGGCCTCGGCATCATCCGCAGCCAGCGCGGGCATCATTTCGATCCGCGGCTGATCGACATCTTCCTGGAGAACCTGCCCGTCTTCCTCGCCATCGTCGAGCAGTACCGGGACCAGGCGCCGGCCGGAACCGCGACCGAGGTCGTGGAGCC